The Primulina eburnea isolate SZY01 chromosome 13, ASM2296580v1, whole genome shotgun sequence genome includes a region encoding these proteins:
- the LOC140809875 gene encoding uncharacterized protein, with the protein MARGNPVPISQATSSNNSGGRVSYEDSSSPFYLQNGDHPGLFLVSHLLTGNNYNTWSRAMSMALTAKNKLLFVDGTQLRPASGDLLYAAWIRCNSMVISWILNSVSREIADSLLYMSTAYEIWNDLRDRFHQSNAPRVFQIKKLLTGLHQGSMDISSYYTRMRTLWDELKDFQPISVCHCGSIKEWLDYHNQECVMQFLMGLNESYAQIRAQILMMEPLPVISKTFSLVVQEERQRSIHHDASVNLPDQFNTPNVAAVRGAPTIKGTKFDRPVSVCSHCHFPNHTVDKCYKLHGYPPSHPRYKQKQSDGKVHVNHARSYSDVPLPTIGAESEGRVHVNHTRSYSDAPMPTTENLNPEHCRQLIAFLSSQLQLGGNTLVSQHQPDTTLCFTGSQPGQDDWDG; encoded by the exons atgGCGAGAGGAAATCCAGTACCAATTTCTCAAGCTACAAGCTCAAACAACTCAGGTGGCCGAGTATCTTACGAAGATTCGAGTAGCCCATTCTATCTGCAAAATGGCGATCATCCTGGTTTGTTCTTGGTTTCTCATTTACTTACAGGTAACAATTATAATACCTGGAGCAGAGCAATGTCAATGGCTTTGACTGCTAAGAATAAGCTTTTGTTTGTTGATGGTACGCAATTACGCCCTGCATCTGGTGATTTGTTGTATGCTGCGTGGATTCGATGTAATAGCATGGTGATCTCGTGGATTTTGAATTCTGTCAGCCGAGAGATTGCGGATAGCTTATTATACATGTCCACGGCATATGAAATTTGGAATGATCTAAGAGATAGATTTCATCAAAGTAATGCTCCAAGAGTTTTTCAAATTAAGAAACTCTTGACTGGATTACACCAAGGCTCGATGGATATTAGTTCATATTACACTAGAATGAGAACTTTGTGGGACGAATTGAAAGATTTCCAGCCGATTTCCGTGTGTCACTGTGGTTCGATAAAGGAATGGCTGGATTATCATAATCAGGAGTGTGTGATGCAGTTCTTAATGGGTTTAAATGAGTCATATGCTCAAATCCGCGCTCAGATCTTAATGATGGAGCCACTGCCAGTGATTTCGAAGACTTTCTCTTTGGTTGTTCAGGAGGAGAGGCAAAGATCGATACATCATGATGCTTCTGTAAATCTACCTGATCAATTCAATACTCCGAACGTTGCAGCTGTAAGAGGTGCTCCTACCATTAAGGGAACCAAGTTTGATAGGCCTGTTTCTGTTTGTTCACATTGCCATTTTCCCAATCACACTGTTGATAAATGTTACAAATTGCACGGATATCCTCCAAGTCATCCAAGATATAAGCAGAAACAGAGTGACGGAAAAGTCCATGTTAATCATGCTCGTAGTTATTCTGATGTGCCACTGCCAACTATTGGTGCAGAGAGTGAAGGAAGAGTCCATGTTAATCATACTCGCAGCTATTCTGATGCGCCAATGCCAACTACTGAAAATCTGAATCCAGAACATTGCCGACAGCTTATTGCATTTTTAAGCTCGCAACTTCAGCTTGGTGGCAACACTTTGGTTTCACAACACCAACCTGATACTACACTTTGTTTCACCG GTTCTCAACCAGGACAAGATGATTGGGATGGGTAG
- the LOC140809055 gene encoding UDP-glycosyltransferase 91C1-like → MADDRKLHIVMFPWLAFGHIIPFFELSQAIARKGHKISFISTPRNIDRLPKLRPNVASSITFVKIPLPLVEGLPENAEATMDVGNEEVDFLKKAHDLMEPAVALFLTNSRADAVVYDFSAHWLPQIATDLGILRVMFWIVQAWALAWLGKAEGFINGFEGRRRPEDFMFAPEWVTFHTKVAWKYHEAKEILSLSEPNGSGFADGYRAGVALLKSDAIIMRHCNEFDTEWFNLLPNLYPQEVIPIGFLPPHVQETKEDDSETSWISIKEWLDKQTKGSVLYIAFGTEVTPNQDQLDELAHGLELSQVPFLWVFRRPALSRRDKIHLPEGFEERVKGRGLVWIDWAPQVKILKHDSVGAFLTHCGTTSTFEALMYGLPLVMLPLLGDLWMNARILEEKQIGMEIQRNDEDGSFTRDSVAQCIRMVMVEDVGQKFRDKAKEASAVLGEREIHDGYLDKFTEYLLTRKCCSLSKN, encoded by the coding sequence ATGGCTGATGATCGGAAGCTACACATTGTGATGTTCCCATGGCTGGCTTTTGGGCACATCATTCCGTTCTTCGAGCTCTCCCAAGCCATAGCTCGAAAGGGTCACAAAATCTCCTTCATTTCTACCCCACGAAATATCGATCGCCTCCCAAAACTCCGTCCAAATGTAGCATCTTCCATAACTTTCGTCAAAATCCCATTACCCCTAGTTGAAGGACTCCCGGAGAACGCAGAGGCCACAATGGATGTCGGAAATGAAGAGGTTGACTTTCTGAAAAAAGCTCACGACTTGATGGAGCCTGCTGTGGCTCTGTTTCTGACGAATTCCCGGGCAGACGCCGTTGTTTACGATTTTTCTGCTCATTGGCTGCCTCAGATTGCGACCGATCTTGGTATTTTGCGAGTCATGTTTTGGATTGTCCAAGCTTGGGCCTTGGCTTGGTTGGGGAAAGCCGAGGGTTTTATAAATGGGTTCGAGGGCAGGAGGAGGCCAGAAGACTTCATGTTTGCTCCAGAATGGGTCACATTTCATACCAAGGTGGCATGGAAATACCACGAAGCCAAAGAAATCCTTAGTTTAAGCGAACCCAACGGTTCGGGCTTCGCCGATGGGTATCGGGCGGGCGTTGCGTTGTTGAAATCTGATGCAATAATAATGCGACACTGCAATGAGTTTGACACCGAGTGGTTCAATCTGCTGCCTAATCTTTATCCACAAGAAGTGATCCCAATCGGATTCTTGCCACCCCATGTACAAGAAACCAAGGAAGATGATTCCGAAACGTCGTGGATTTCAATCAAAGAGTGGCTCGATAAACAAACCAAAGGCTCTGTTCTGTACATTGCATTTGGAACAGAAGTAACGCCGAATCAAGATCAACTCGACGAACTAGCTCACGGGCTCGAACTATCTCAAGTTCCTTTCCTTTGGGTTTTCCGAAGGCCGGCGTTGTCAAGGAGGGACAAGATACACCTACCCGAGGGATTCGAGGAGAGAGTAAAGGGACGAGGGCTTGTTTGGATAGATTGGGCACCACAGGTGAAGATACTTAAGCATGATTCGGTTGGTGCATTCTTGACTCACTGTGGAACCACTTCGACGTTCGAGGCGCTCATGTACGGCTTACCCCTGGTTATGCTACCATTGTTGGGGGATCTGTGGATGAACGCTAGGATTTTAGAGGAAAAGCAGATAGGTATGGAAATACAACGTAACGACGAAGACGGATCGTTCACAAGAGATTCGGTAGCGCAGTGTATAAGAATGGTGATGGTTGAAGATGTTGGGCAGAAATTTAGGGACAAAGCAAAGGAAGCAAGTGCAGTTCTTGGTGAGCGAGAGATACATGATGGATACCTAGACAAATTCACGGAGTATCTTCTCACACGTAAATGTTGTAGTCTTTCTAAAAACTAG